From a single Serratia surfactantfaciens genomic region:
- the rodZ gene encoding cytoskeleton protein RodZ gives MNTEASQDKTVSMTTGQRLRQAREQLGLSQQTVAERLCLKMSTVRDIEEDSVSADLASTFVRGYIRSYAKLVHLPEDELLPMLAKQAPLKMAKVAPMQSFSLGKRRKKRDGWLMSFTWLIVFVVIGLTGAWWWQNHKAQQEEIATMADQSSAQLSQNNEGQSVPLTDGNADAGTNVPLTDNSAAPADTGAAAQAPAATAQAPGAAQQQPAVVSPSQTTLPETAPAAQAPLPTADAGVAAPAADPNALVMDFSADCWLQVSDASGKTLFSGTQKKGGKLNLTGTAPYKLTIGAPAAVQIQYQGKPVDLSRFVKSNRVARLTVAAQ, from the coding sequence ATGAATACTGAAGCCTCCCAAGATAAAACCGTATCCATGACGACGGGCCAGCGCCTGCGTCAGGCCCGTGAGCAACTCGGGCTGAGCCAACAGACCGTTGCAGAACGCCTGTGTCTCAAAATGTCCACCGTGCGCGATATCGAGGAAGACAGCGTTTCCGCTGACCTCGCGTCCACCTTCGTGCGCGGCTACATCCGTTCCTACGCCAAGCTGGTGCATTTGCCGGAAGACGAACTGCTGCCGATGCTGGCCAAGCAGGCGCCGTTGAAGATGGCGAAAGTGGCGCCGATGCAAAGCTTCTCGCTGGGCAAGCGCCGCAAGAAACGCGACGGCTGGCTGATGAGCTTCACCTGGCTTATCGTGTTCGTGGTGATCGGCCTGACCGGCGCCTGGTGGTGGCAAAACCACAAGGCGCAGCAGGAAGAGATCGCCACTATGGCCGATCAATCCTCGGCGCAGCTTTCACAGAATAACGAAGGGCAGTCCGTGCCGCTGACCGACGGCAACGCCGACGCCGGCACCAACGTGCCGTTGACCGACAACAGCGCTGCGCCGGCCGATACCGGCGCAGCGGCTCAGGCGCCGGCGGCTACCGCCCAGGCGCCAGGCGCGGCTCAGCAGCAGCCTGCCGTGGTGTCGCCAAGCCAGACCACCCTGCCGGAAACCGCGCCGGCGGCACAAGCGCCGCTGCCGACCGCCGATGCGGGCGTGGCTGCGCCGGCGGCCGATCCGAACGCGCTGGTGATGGACTTCTCCGCCGACTGCTGGCTGCAGGTGAGCGACGCCAGCGGTAAAACACTGTTCAGCGGCACCCAGAAGAAGGGCGGCAAGCTGAACCTGACCGGCACGGCGCCGTACAAACTGACCATCGGCGCGCCGGCGGCAGTACAGATCCAGTATCAGGGTAAGCCGGTCGATTTAAGCCGGTTCGTTAAGTCAAACCGTGTTGCTCGCCTGACCGTCGCCGCGCAGTAA
- the hisS gene encoding histidine--tRNA ligase, giving the protein MAKNIQAIRGMNDYLPEETALWQRIEGTLKQVLGSYGYSEIRLPIVEQTPLFKRAIGEVTDVVEKEMYTFEDRNGESLTLRPEGTAGCVRAGIEHGLLYNQEQRLWYIGPMFRYERPQKGRYRQFHQLGAEVFGLQGPDIDAELILLTARWWKALGIAEHVKLELNSIGSLEARANYRDALVAFLEQHVEVLDEDCKRRMYSNPLRVLDSKNPEVQALLNDAPRLSEYLDEESRAHFAGLCELLAQAGIPYTVNERLVRGLDYYNRTVFEWVTTSLGAQGTVCAGGRYDGLVEQLGGRATPAVGFAMGLERLVLLVQAVNPEFKAPSAIDVYVISSGAGTQSAAMQLAEQVRDAAPQLKLMTNYGGGNFKKQITRADKWGARIALILGESEVAAQQVVVKDLRSGEQETLAQSEVAARLALMLG; this is encoded by the coding sequence GTGGCAAAGAACATTCAAGCCATTCGCGGCATGAACGACTACCTGCCGGAAGAAACGGCATTATGGCAGCGTATTGAAGGCACCCTCAAGCAGGTGCTGGGCAGCTACGGTTACAGCGAAATCCGGTTGCCGATTGTAGAGCAGACCCCGCTATTCAAACGCGCGATCGGCGAAGTGACCGACGTCGTGGAAAAAGAGATGTATACCTTCGAAGACCGCAACGGCGAAAGCCTGACGCTGCGTCCGGAAGGGACGGCTGGCTGCGTGCGCGCCGGCATCGAGCATGGTCTGCTGTACAATCAGGAACAGCGTCTGTGGTACATCGGCCCGATGTTCCGCTACGAGCGCCCGCAGAAGGGCCGCTATCGCCAGTTCCATCAGCTGGGCGCGGAAGTGTTCGGCCTGCAAGGCCCGGACATCGACGCCGAGCTGATCCTGCTGACCGCCCGCTGGTGGAAAGCGCTGGGCATCGCCGAGCACGTCAAGCTGGAGCTGAACTCCATCGGTTCGCTGGAGGCGCGCGCCAACTACCGCGACGCGCTGGTGGCGTTCCTCGAGCAGCACGTCGAGGTGCTGGACGAAGACTGCAAACGCCGCATGTACAGCAACCCGCTGCGCGTGTTGGACTCCAAGAATCCTGAGGTGCAGGCGTTGCTGAACGACGCGCCGCGCCTGTCCGAGTACCTGGACGAAGAATCCCGTGCTCACTTCGCCGGTCTGTGTGAACTTTTGGCGCAGGCAGGTATCCCATATACCGTTAACGAGCGCCTGGTGCGCGGTCTGGATTACTACAACCGCACCGTGTTTGAGTGGGTGACCACCAGCCTGGGCGCGCAGGGCACCGTCTGTGCGGGCGGCCGTTACGACGGCCTGGTCGAGCAGCTGGGTGGCCGCGCCACCCCGGCGGTCGGTTTCGCCATGGGCCTCGAGCGTCTGGTGCTGCTGGTGCAGGCGGTTAACCCGGAATTCAAGGCGCCGTCGGCTATCGACGTGTACGTCATCTCTTCCGGCGCGGGCACCCAGAGCGCGGCGATGCAGCTGGCTGAACAGGTGCGCGACGCGGCGCCGCAGCTGAAGCTGATGACCAATTACGGCGGCGGCAACTTCAAAAAGCAGATCACCCGTGCGGACAAATGGGGCGCGCGCATCGCGCTGATCCTGGGTGAGAGCGAAGTGGCGGCGCAGCAGGTAGTGGTGAAAGACCTGCGCAGTGGTGAACAAGAAACGCTGGCGCAAAGCGAAGTCGCTGCGCGTCTGGCTTTGATGTTAGGTTAA
- a CDS encoding YfgM family protein, which produces MEVYTTENEQVDALRRFFAENGKALAVGVVLGIGALVGWRYWQSHENSNMMAASQSYQEASDRLAAGKPDDVAAAEKFVQANSNSYGVLAALQLAKHFVEQNDFAKAEQQLALAQGQTKDDNLLAMIDLRLARVQLQEKKLDEALKTLDGVKGEGWAAMMQDVRGDVLLAKGDAKGAREAYSKGIESNASQALQVLLRMKLNNLSS; this is translated from the coding sequence GTGGAAGTCTATACCACTGAAAACGAACAAGTCGACGCACTGCGTCGGTTCTTTGCCGAAAACGGCAAAGCGCTGGCGGTGGGCGTGGTGCTCGGAATTGGTGCCCTGGTTGGCTGGCGTTACTGGCAGAGCCATGAAAACTCCAACATGATGGCTGCATCGCAATCCTATCAGGAAGCCAGCGATCGTCTGGCGGCCGGCAAACCGGATGACGTGGCCGCCGCGGAGAAATTTGTCCAGGCTAACAGCAACAGCTACGGCGTATTGGCCGCGTTGCAGTTGGCCAAGCATTTTGTCGAACAGAATGATTTTGCCAAGGCGGAACAGCAACTGGCGCTGGCGCAGGGCCAGACCAAAGACGACAACCTGTTGGCGATGATCGACCTGCGTCTGGCGCGCGTCCAGCTGCAGGAGAAAAAGCTGGATGAAGCGCTGAAAACGCTGGATGGCGTGAAAGGCGAAGGTTGGGCGGCGATGATGCAGGATGTGCGCGGCGACGTGCTGCTGGCCAAGGGCGACGCCAAGGGCGCGCGCGAAGCTTACAGCAAAGGCATTGAGTCCAACGCTTCTCAGGCGCTGCAGGTTCTGCTGCGCATGAAATTGAATAACTTGTCCAGCTAA
- the sseB gene encoding enhanced serine sensitivity protein SseB: protein MSAHHHDAAPSENELERLLKLAVTEPAHRPAFFRELLDATVLILGDSEQVQQDGDITLNADTPVNIQHWEKQDGGSIIPFFTSLDALQKAVEDEQPFIAMPARVLFEITQGADLFLNPKAEYGKEFYPEEVAMLLATGGVVKPVEHYVDKETQILLGQPEEYPSAMVDALTTLFSQRKPVRRAFLALMHDQAADEKPNLLIGLEVDAEPAEIEALINEAGSVASETAPNDEPVDFCLVSEKERGISHYLISHTQPFYQRRWGSWLRNLIPSTDKTQ, encoded by the coding sequence ATGAGTGCCCATCATCACGATGCCGCCCCGAGCGAGAACGAACTTGAACGCCTGCTGAAGCTGGCGGTGACGGAGCCGGCCCATCGCCCGGCGTTCTTCCGTGAACTGCTCGACGCCACGGTGCTGATCCTCGGCGACAGCGAGCAGGTGCAGCAGGATGGCGACATCACGCTGAACGCGGATACGCCGGTCAATATCCAGCATTGGGAAAAGCAGGACGGCGGCAGCATCATTCCGTTCTTCACTTCGCTGGATGCGTTGCAGAAGGCGGTTGAGGACGAACAGCCGTTTATCGCCATGCCGGCGCGGGTGCTGTTCGAGATTACCCAGGGCGCGGATCTGTTCCTCAACCCGAAGGCGGAATACGGCAAAGAGTTTTATCCGGAAGAGGTGGCGATGCTGCTGGCGACCGGCGGCGTCGTCAAACCGGTGGAGCATTACGTCGACAAAGAGACCCAAATCCTGCTGGGGCAGCCCGAGGAATATCCGTCGGCGATGGTGGATGCGTTGACCACGCTGTTCAGCCAGCGCAAGCCGGTGCGCCGCGCGTTTCTGGCGCTGATGCACGACCAGGCGGCGGACGAGAAGCCGAATTTACTGATCGGGCTGGAAGTGGACGCCGAGCCGGCGGAGATCGAGGCGCTGATCAACGAGGCCGGCAGCGTCGCCAGCGAAACGGCGCCGAATGACGAGCCGGTGGACTTCTGCCTGGTGTCGGAGAAAGAGCGAGGCATCAGCCACTACCTGATCTCCCATACGCAGCCGTTTTATCAGCGGCGCTGGGGCAGTTGGCTGCGCAATTTGATCCCGTCTACCGACAAGACCCAATAA
- a CDS encoding bifunctional tRNA (adenosine(37)-C2)-methyltransferase TrmG/ribosomal RNA large subunit methyltransferase RlmN codes for MLEPITSEHTVSENNSLTTPSVNVEQPAAAKINLLDLNRQQMREFFAEMGEKPFRADQVMKWIYHYCCDDFEQMTDINKVLRGKLQRVAEIRAPEVAEEQRSADGTIKWAIKVGDQQVETVYIPEADRATLCVSSQVGCALECKFCSTAQQGFNRNLRVSEIIGQVWRAAKIIGALKVTGQRPITNVVMMGMGEPLLNLNNVVPAMEIMLDDFGFGLSKRRVTLSTSGVVPALDKLGDMIDVALAISLHAPNDTIRDEIVPINRKYNIETFLSAVRRYLEKSNANQGRVTVEYVMLDHINDSTDDAHQLAEVLKDTPCKINLIPWNPFPGAPYGRSSNSRVDRFSKVLMEYGFTTIVRKTRGDDIDAACGQLAGEVIDRTKRTLKKKMAGEPINVRAV; via the coding sequence ATGTTAGAACCCATCACGTCCGAGCACACCGTGTCTGAAAATAATTCGCTGACTACCCCCTCCGTTAACGTGGAGCAACCGGCTGCGGCCAAAATCAACCTGCTGGATCTGAACCGCCAGCAAATGCGTGAGTTCTTCGCCGAAATGGGCGAAAAACCGTTCCGCGCCGATCAGGTGATGAAGTGGATTTACCACTACTGCTGCGACGATTTCGAGCAGATGACCGACATCAACAAAGTCCTGCGCGGCAAGCTGCAGCGCGTGGCGGAAATCCGCGCGCCGGAAGTGGCGGAAGAACAGCGTTCGGCCGACGGCACCATCAAGTGGGCGATCAAGGTGGGCGATCAGCAGGTCGAAACCGTGTATATCCCGGAAGCCGATCGCGCGACGCTGTGCGTCTCCTCGCAGGTAGGCTGCGCGCTGGAGTGCAAATTCTGTTCGACGGCGCAGCAGGGCTTCAACCGCAACCTGCGCGTGTCGGAAATCATCGGCCAGGTGTGGCGCGCGGCGAAGATCATCGGCGCGCTGAAGGTGACCGGCCAACGCCCGATCACCAACGTGGTGATGATGGGCATGGGCGAGCCGCTGCTCAACCTGAACAACGTGGTGCCGGCGATGGAAATCATGCTGGACGACTTCGGCTTTGGCCTGTCCAAACGCCGTGTGACCCTGTCTACCTCCGGCGTGGTGCCGGCGCTGGACAAGCTGGGCGACATGATCGACGTGGCGCTGGCTATTTCGCTGCACGCGCCGAACGACACCATCCGCGATGAGATCGTGCCGATCAACCGCAAGTACAACATCGAGACCTTCCTGTCCGCGGTGCGTCGCTATCTGGAGAAATCCAACGCTAACCAGGGCCGCGTCACCGTCGAGTACGTGATGCTGGATCATATCAACGACAGCACCGATGACGCGCATCAGCTGGCGGAAGTGTTGAAAGACACGCCGTGCAAGATCAACCTGATCCCATGGAACCCGTTCCCGGGCGCTCCCTACGGCCGCAGCTCCAACAGCCGGGTGGATCGTTTCTCCAAGGTGTTGATGGAATACGGCTTTACGACTATTGTTCGTAAAACCCGTGGTGACGATATCGACGCCGCCTGCGGGCAACTGGCGGGTGAAGTGATCGACCGTACCAAGCGTACCCTGAAGAAGAAAATGGCCGGGGAACCTATCAACGTACGGGCGGTCTGA
- the ndk gene encoding nucleoside-diphosphate kinase, which yields MTVERTFSIVKPNAVANNDIGAIYARFERAGFKIIAAKMLRLTREQAEGFYAEHKGRPFFDGLVEFMTSGPIMVQVLESENAVQRNRDIMGATNPDNALAGTLRADYADSFTANAVHGSDSVESAQREIAYFFNESEICAR from the coding sequence ATGACCGTAGAACGTACCTTTTCCATCGTTAAACCAAACGCTGTAGCCAACAACGACATCGGCGCTATCTACGCGCGTTTCGAGCGCGCCGGTTTCAAAATCATCGCCGCTAAAATGCTGCGTCTGACTCGCGAGCAAGCTGAAGGCTTCTACGCTGAGCACAAAGGCCGCCCATTCTTCGACGGTCTGGTTGAGTTCATGACCTCCGGCCCAATCATGGTGCAGGTTCTGGAATCTGAAAACGCCGTGCAGCGCAACCGCGACATCATGGGTGCAACCAACCCGGACAACGCACTGGCCGGCACCCTGCGCGCCGACTACGCGGACAGCTTCACCGCTAACGCCGTTCACGGTTCCGACTCCGTTGAATCCGCACAGCGTGAAATCGCTTACTTCTTCAACGAAAGCGAAATCTGCGCACGTTAA
- the ispG gene encoding flavodoxin-dependent (E)-4-hydroxy-3-methylbut-2-enyl-diphosphate synthase, translated as MHNQAPINRRKSTRIYVGKVPIGDGAPIAVQSMTNTRTTDVEATVNQIKALERVGVDIVRVSVPTMDAAEAFKLIKQQVNVPLVADIHFDYRIALQVAEYGVDCLRINPGNIGNESRIRSVVDCARDKNIPIRIGVNGGSLEKDLQEKYGEPTPEALLESAMRHVDILDRLNFDQFKVSVKASDVFLAVQSYRLLASRIDQPLHLGITEAGGARSGSVKSAIGLGMLLSEGIGDTLRISLAADPVEEVKVGFDILKSLRIRARGINFIACPTCSRQEFDVIGTVNALEQRLEDIITPMDVSIIGCVVNGPGEALVSTMGVTGGHKKSGFYEDGVRQKERFDNEQMIDQLEAKIRAKAAMMDESNRITVNLLEK; from the coding sequence ATGCATAACCAAGCGCCCATCAACCGTCGAAAATCAACGCGCATTTACGTCGGCAAGGTGCCTATTGGTGATGGCGCGCCGATTGCCGTGCAGTCGATGACCAACACCCGTACCACCGATGTTGAAGCAACGGTTAATCAGATTAAAGCGCTGGAGCGCGTGGGCGTCGACATCGTCCGCGTTTCGGTTCCTACCATGGACGCCGCCGAGGCGTTCAAGCTGATCAAGCAGCAGGTCAACGTGCCGCTGGTCGCCGATATCCACTTCGATTATCGCATCGCGCTGCAGGTGGCCGAATACGGCGTAGACTGCCTGCGCATCAATCCGGGCAACATCGGCAACGAATCGCGCATTCGCTCGGTGGTGGACTGCGCCCGCGACAAGAACATCCCGATCCGCATCGGCGTCAACGGCGGCTCGCTGGAGAAAGACCTGCAGGAAAAGTACGGCGAACCTACGCCGGAAGCGCTGCTGGAATCCGCCATGCGCCACGTGGACATCCTCGATCGCCTCAACTTCGACCAGTTCAAGGTCAGCGTTAAGGCGTCGGACGTGTTCCTGGCGGTACAATCCTACCGTCTGCTGGCGTCGCGCATCGATCAGCCGCTGCATCTGGGTATCACCGAAGCCGGCGGCGCGCGCAGCGGGTCGGTCAAGTCGGCCATCGGCCTGGGCATGCTGCTGTCTGAAGGCATCGGCGACACCCTGCGCATCTCGCTGGCGGCGGATCCGGTTGAAGAGGTGAAGGTCGGTTTCGACATCCTGAAGTCGCTGCGCATCCGCGCGCGCGGCATCAACTTCATCGCCTGCCCGACCTGTTCGCGTCAGGAATTTGACGTGATCGGCACGGTGAATGCGCTGGAGCAGCGTCTGGAAGACATCATTACGCCGATGGACGTCTCGATCATCGGCTGCGTGGTGAACGGCCCGGGCGAAGCGCTGGTGTCCACCATGGGCGTGACCGGCGGCCACAAGAAGAGCGGCTTCTATGAAGACGGCGTGCGTCAGAAAGAGCGTTTCGACAACGAACAGATGATCGACCAGCTGGAAGCGAAGATTCGCGCCAAGGCCGCGATGATGGACGAAAGCAACCGCATCACGGTCAACCTGCTGGAAAAATAA
- the pilW gene encoding type IV pilus biogenesis/stability protein PilW: protein MKLKLWGVWLAAGLLAGCSGSAPEKEAQVSEAGQTRLQLGLEYLQQGDMDAARQNLEKALDAAPQDYRTQLGMALYAQRNGENAAAEQRYRQALKLAPGNGTVLNNYGAFLCGLGQYVPAQQQFSAAALAPDYGQVADSLENAGYCFLKAGQNDEARTLLSRALKVDPDKGTPLLAEAEKQFGEGKRAQSQLLLDVYQHVLPASASSLWLQIRFAALAGRQDSVQRYGKQLARSFPQSKQYQQFLANEY, encoded by the coding sequence ATGAAGCTGAAACTGTGGGGTGTGTGGCTGGCGGCCGGGTTGTTGGCCGGGTGTTCCGGTTCAGCGCCGGAAAAGGAAGCACAGGTCTCTGAGGCGGGCCAGACGCGCCTGCAGCTGGGGCTGGAGTACCTGCAGCAAGGCGACATGGACGCCGCGCGCCAGAACCTTGAAAAGGCGCTGGACGCGGCCCCGCAGGATTACCGCACGCAGTTGGGCATGGCGCTTTATGCGCAGCGGAACGGTGAAAACGCCGCGGCCGAACAGCGTTATCGGCAAGCGCTCAAACTTGCGCCAGGCAATGGCACCGTACTGAATAATTACGGTGCGTTTCTTTGCGGTTTAGGGCAGTATGTACCGGCGCAACAGCAGTTTAGCGCTGCGGCGCTGGCGCCCGATTATGGCCAGGTTGCCGACAGCCTGGAAAACGCAGGTTACTGTTTTCTCAAGGCCGGACAAAACGATGAGGCGCGCACGCTGTTGAGCCGCGCGCTGAAGGTCGATCCGGACAAAGGCACTCCGCTGTTGGCGGAGGCCGAAAAGCAATTTGGAGAAGGGAAGCGCGCCCAGTCGCAACTTTTATTGGATGTTTATCAGCATGTTCTGCCGGCCAGCGCCAGCAGCTTATGGTTACAGATTCGTTTCGCCGCGTTAGCCGGCCGTCAGGATAGCGTTCAACGCTATGGCAAGCAGCTAGCGCGAAGTTTTCCACAATCCAAACAGTACCAGCAGTTCTTAGCTAATGAATACTGA